GCGGCGTGCTGCAGCTGCAGAAGCAGTCGTGCACCGGCGTGGCCGCGCTCGCGTCGACCTCCTTGGTGCGGCGCGGCGGACCGGTGCTCGGCGAACAGCTGGCGCCGCACTTCGCGCGCCAGCTCGACCTCGCCCCCGGCAAGCCGGTCAAGACGACGCTCGATGCCCCGCTGCAGCGGTTCGCCCGCGACACGCTGCGCCGGCACGTCGCGTCGCTCACGTCGCGCAACGTCGAGGACGGCGCGGTGCTGGTGCTGGACAACGCGACCGGTGAGGTGCGCGCGTGGGTGGGGTCGAGCGGCGACCTGTCCGACGCGGCACAGGTGGACGGGGTCGTCGCGCGGCGCCAGCCCGGCTCCACGCTCAAGCCCTTCGTCTACGAGCTGGCGTTCGAGCGCCGGCTGCTGTCGCCCGCGAGCCTCGTCGACGACTCGCCGGCCGAGATCTCGACGCCCACGGGCCTCTACCTGCCGCAGAACTACGACCGTCAGTTCAAGGGCTGGGTCAGCGCGCGCACCGCGCTCGGCGCGAGCCTGAACGTGCCGGCCGTGCGCGTGGGCGCGCTGCTCGGCCCCGACGCGCTCGTGGGCCGCCTCGATGCGCTGGGCCTGGCGCTCGCGCACGACGGCAGCCACTACGGCCCGGCACTCGCACTCGGCAGCGCCGAGGTCACGCTGATGGCGTTGACCAACGCGTACCGGGCGCTCGCCAACGGCGGGCTGTACGCGCCGGTGGCGCTGAAGCCGCCGAAGGCCGCGCCGAAACGCGTGGCCGATGCGGCGTCGGTGTTCCTCGTCTCCGACATCCTCTCCGACAACAGCGCGCGCGTTCGCACCTTCGGCCTCGACAGCGCGCTCGTCACGCGCGGCTTCGCCGCGGTCAAGACGGGCACGAGCAAGGACATGCGCGACAACTGGTGCATCGGCTACACCGACCGCTACACGGTGGGCGTGTGGGTCGGCAACGCGAGCGGCGAGGCGATGCACGACGTGAGCGGTGTGAGCGGTGCGGCACCCGTGTGGCAGGCCGTCGTCAAACACCTGCACGAGGGCCGGCCGTCGGTGCGTCCCGCCGCACCCACGGGCGTGGTCGCTCACCGCGTGAGCCCGGGTTCCGAACCGCCGCGCGACGACTGGTACCTCGCGGGCCTGCAACCGGCGAACGACCTGTCCGCGCCGCCGGCCACCGGCCGCTTCGGCATCGTCACGCCGCGCAACGGCAGCATCTACGCGCTCGATCCCGACATTCCGCCGGCCGCGCAGCGCGTCGTGTTCGAGGGCGAACGCGGCACGTGGACCCTCAACGGCCGACGCCTGGGACAGGGCGAACGCCTCACGTGGGCGCCGTGGCCGGGGCGGCACGAGCTGTCGCTGCTGGGCGCGGGCGGGCGCATCGTGCAGACGGTCACGTTCGAGGTGCGGGGCGCGTCGCTCAAGCAGGCGAAACGCTGACACGGCGGCAGGGACTTCGGCTAGGATGGCTCCCAGCCGTGCCCCATTGCACGGCGACGTCGCTCGGACGGTTCCGGGCGCTCACGTGAAAGACCATTCCATGTCCTCTCCGGGCAAGCGCCGCTTCGCGCGCATCGATCGCCTTCCCCCCTACGTCTTCAACATCACCGCCGAGCTCAAGCTCGCGGCGCGCCGCCGAGGTGAAGACATCATCGACCTGAGCATGGGCAACCCCGACGGGGCCACGCCCGAGCACATCGTCAGGAAGCTCACCGAGACCGCCCAGCGGCCGGACACCCACGGCTACTCGGCCTCGAAGGGCATCCCGCGGCTGCGCCGGGCCATCTCGCACTGGTACCGCGACCGCTACGCCGTCGACATCGACCCCGACAGCGAGGCCATCGTCACCATCGGCTCGAAGGAAGGCCTCTCGCACCTGATGCTGGCGACGCTCGACCGCGGCGACACGGTGCTGGTGCCGGACCCGAGCTACCCGATCCACATCTACGGCGCGGTGATCGCCGGGGCCGACATCCGCTCGGTGCCGGTGGGCCCGGGCATCGACTTCTTCGGCGAGCTGGAGCGCGCCATCCGCGGCAGCTACCCGAAGCCGAAGATGATCATCCTCGGCTTCCCCAGCAACCCCACCGCGCAGTGCGTGGAGCTCGACTTCTTCGAGCGGGTCATCGCGCTCGCGCGCAAGCACGACATCTTCGTCGTGCACGACCTGGCCTACGCCGACATCGTCTACGACGGCTGGAAGGCCCCGTCGATCATGCAGGTGCCGGGCGCGAAGGACATCGCGGTGGAGTTCTTCACGCTGTCGAAGAGCTACAACATGGCGGGCTGGCGCATCGGCTTCATGGTGGGCAACGCGGACCTCGTGGGCGCGCTCGCGCGCATCAAGAGCTACCACGACTACGGCACGTTCACGCCGCTGCAGGTGGCCGCCATCGCCGCGCTCGAAGGCGACCAGCAGTGCGTGAAGGACATCGCCGCGCAGTACCAGCGCCGCCGCGACGTGCTCCACAAGGGGCTGACCGAGGCCGGCTGGGCGGTCGAGTTGCCGAAGGCGTCGATGTACATCTGGGCGAAGATCCCCGAGGCCTACCGGTCGCTCGGCTCTCTCGAGTTCGCGAAGCTGTTGCTGGAGCGGGCGAAGGTGTCGGTGTCGCCGGGGATCGGGTTCGGGGACCAGGGCGACGACCACGTGCGCTTCGCCTTGATCGAGAACGAGTCGCGCATCCGCCAGGCCGTGCGTGGCATCAAGCAGATGTTCAAGGAGGATGGTCTGACGCGGTGACGGACACCCGCCCCGGCGCCAGCCGGGGTGCCTTCTTCAGCCCTTGAAGAGGCCTTCCAGGGCGACGTCGATGATGACGCCGCACGCGCTGTAGACCAGCGACCCCAGCAGCGCCCAGCCGAAGCCTGCGACGGACAGGCCGCTCAGCAACTGCGCGGCGAAGTAGAACATCAGCGCGTTGATCACGAAGAGGAACAGCCCCAGCGTGATCAGCGTGACCGGGAGCGTGAGGATCACGAGGACCGGGCGGAGCAGGGCGTTCAGCAGCCCGAGCACCGCGGCGGCGAACAGGGCGGACCCGAAGCTCGCCACGGAAACCCCTGGCAGCACGTAGGCCACGAACAGCAGCGCGGCGGCGAGCAACACCCAACGGACGATGATCTTGACCATGGCGGCAAGCATACCTGCCCGCTATGACCGGGCGTTCGGCCATCGCCAGAAAAAATTGAGTCGAATCAAATGAGAATCGTTCTTGTTCTGTTAGACTCGTTTTTCCCGTTGTGTTGCACGCAATGGGTGTTTCTCCCGAATCCATGTCCACCACCACCCTGATGGCCGCATCCTCCACCTCCGCTCCGTCCCCGATGGCAACCGGGTCGGCGCCGCGTGTCCGGCGAAACGACGCGCTGCAACGCCGCGACGGCCTGACCAAGGGCCAGTTGCGCGCCGTCATCGCGGCCATCGCGGCCATCCACGTGGGTGGGGGCTGGGCCCTGCTGCAGATCCCCGCAGTGCGCGATGCCGTCACCGAGGCGGTGCCCATCTTCGTGAACTTCGTGCCGGCCCCCGAGCCGCCGAAGCCCGACCTGCCGCCGCCTCCCCCGCCGCCGCCGCGTCCCACGCCGCGTCCGCCGGCACCCGCGCCCATCGTGGCCGCGCCGCCGTCGCCGGCCCCCGCGCCGTTCACGGTGCCGCCGCCCCCGCCCGTTCCCGAGCCGGCCCCGGCGCCGCCCGCCCCGATCGAGGCGCCCCCCGCACCTCCGGCGCCGGCGCCGCCGGCGCGCAACCTCCCGCCGGAGGCCGCGAGGTTCGACGGTGAGCCGCGTGTCGTGTACCCGACCGCCTCGAAGCGCTTGCGCGAGGAAGGCACCGTGACCCTGCGCGTCTACATCGGCGAGGACGGTCATCCCAAGGATGTGCAGCTGTCGAAGTCCTCGGGCTTCCCGCGGCTGAACGACGCCGCCATCGAGGCCATTCGCAAGGCCCGCTTCAAACCCTACGTGGAAAACGGTCGAGCCCTTGCGGGCTGGGTGACCGTCCCCCTTGTCTTTACCCTGGAGAATTGACTGTGAACACCGAAACCGCCGCCGCGGCCTCGCAGAACGCCCTCGGCTTCGGCCACTTCATCATGCAGGCCGACTTCGTCGGCAAGGCGCTGCTGGTCATCCTGGTGCTGATGTCCATCGCCTCCTGGGCCATCATCGTGATCAAGGGCATCACGCTCGTGGCGCGCAAGCGCCGCAGCGAGTCGTTCCTCAACTTCTTCTGGAACGCGAGCTCGCTCGAGTCCGTCGAACACGAGATCACCACGCACGGCGCGAACGACCCGTTCTCGCACCTCACCATCCACGCGATCCACTCGCAGGCCCACCACGCCAAGTACGGCGCGGCCAAGCTCGAGGAGGCCGGTTCGGCCGGTGACTTCGTCACGCGCACCATCAAGAAGGTGCTCGACGAGGAAACCACCCGCCTCGAGAACGGCCTGGCCATCCTCGCGACCGTGGGCGCCACCGCCCCGTTCGTGGGCCTCTTCGGCACGGTGTGGGGTGTGTACCACGCCCTGGTCGCCATCGGCGTGAGCGGCGCGGGCACGCTGGACAAGGTCGCCGGCCCCGTGGGCGAGGCACTGATCATGACCGGCCTGGGCCTCGCCGTCGCGATCCCCGCGGTGATGGGCTACAACTGGCTCACCCGCTCGAACCGCGTGATCCTGTCGAAGCTCGACGCCTTCGCGTACGAACTTCACACCTTCGTGTCGATGGGCCAGCCGCTGGCGGCCGGCACCGACAACGCCCCGCTGCAGAACGTGCGTCCCGGCCCGGGCGCCAACCGTCCGCGCGCGGCCTGATCCGCTGAACCTCCGAGGAGCATCCCATGGCATTTGCCAGCTTCGATTCCAAAAACGCCGGCGCCCCGATGGCCGAGATCAACATGGTGCCGCTCATCGACGTGATGCTGGTGCTGCTGGTGATCTTCATCGTCACCGCGCCGCTGCTCACGCAGGCGGTGAAGCTCGACCTGCCGAAGGCGAGTTCGCAGCCGAACGTCGTGAAGGCCGAGAAGATCGAGTTCGCGATCGACGCGTCCGGCCAGCGCTTCTGGAACGGCGAGCCGGTCGACCGCGCCGAGGCCGCGCGCCGCTTCCAGGCCGAAGGGCAGAAGCAGCCGCAGCCGGAAGTGCACCTGCGCGCCGACCAGAACGCCGTGTACCGCAACGTCGCCGAGACGCTCGCGGACGCCTCGAAGGCCGGCCTGAGCAAGGTCGGCTTCATCAGCGAACCCGAGACGCCCTGAGCCATGGGCACCGAGCCGCTCCAACCTCACGCGTCGGTCCCGGGCGATGACCGCGAATCGCTGGCGATGCGCGACGTCGTGCGGGTCCCGGTGCGCAGCGTGCCCCGCTCGCCGGTGGTCTGCATCTCCAGCGAGTCGCTGCTCGCCGGCGCCAACGAGGTGCAGATCGAGCACCGGGGGGCGCTGTACCGGCTCAAGCAGACCTCGCTCGGCAAACTGATCCTGACCAAGTAGTCAGACCTCCGCACCAGCCCGCTCCAGCCAGCCCGTGCAACGCAGCAAGGACATTCCCTTTCTCGTCGCGATGGAGTCCCCGGCCATGTGTGAACCCAAACCCCCCGTCTTCACGTCGCTGGTCGCTCCCGACCTGCCGCCCGAACCGCCGCCGGCCACCGGCTCGCGGCGCAAGCGGCTGTGGGAGGTGCCCCGCACCGCGCACTGCCCGGTCGTCGGCGTGTGCCTGCCGCTCGACACGCTGCGCCGCGTCGTCAACAAGGCGCTGGGGGGCGAAACCGTCGCGGACGACTACGACCTGCACGTCGGTGTCGTCACCGAATGCGGCATGCGCAACCGCGTCTCCGAAGCGGTGCAGCGCGAGCTGGAACGCCGCTGCGCTCACGCCGTGCGCCACTTCAGCCGGGCCAAGTCGGGCGAAGCCATGATGGCCCTGTGGGACACGGCCATCCAGGCCGGTGACGTGGCCGCGCCGCTGTGGGCCGCGCTGACCCACCCGCGCTGCACGCAGGAGCTGCACGACCGCATCTGCCGCGACATCCACATGATCCAGCACCAGGCTGGCGCCACCGTGCGGGCCGACGTGCGGCAGCTCGCCGAGGTCACGCGCGAGAACCGCGAGTTGTCGCGCGAGATCGGTGAAGCCCGCGCGCGGGTCGCGCAGGCCCAGTCCGAGCGTGCCCTCGACCACGACCGCCTCGCCGCGCAGCTGATGCAGGCCCGTGCCACGGCCATCGGCAAGGACACCACCATCGAGGCCCTGCGCAACGAGAACGCGTCGCTGCGGGAATCGATGCCCGAGCTGCAGTCGCGCCTGCACCTGTCGCAGCGGGTCGCCGACCTCACGGCGCGCAACCGCACGCTGGACGCCGAGGTCGACGAACTGCGCCGCCAGCTGGCCGCCGCCGAACGCGAGGTGGACGAGGCCCGGGTCCGCGCCGAGGCCGCCGTGGCTGCCGCGCGTGCATCGGCCGACGACACGGCCGCGGTGCCGGTGCAGCTCGCCGAACGCAGCATCCTGTGTGTCGGCGGCCGCCATGCGCAGATCCCCATCTACCGCGACCTCGTCGAGCGCCACGGCGGCCGCTTCAGCCACCACGACGGTGGCATCGAGGACAACGCCCACCGGCTCGACGCGAGTCTGGCCGCGGCCGACCTCGTCATCTGCCAGACCGGCTGCCTGAGCCACAACGCCTACTGGCTGGTCAAGGACCACTGCAAGCGCACCGGCAAGCGTTGCGTCTACCTCGACCAGCCGAGTGTCGCGAGCTTCACCCGCAGCCTCGCCGCGCTGCCGGTCGAGGACACCTCCACCTCCTGATCTCCCTCACTTCGAAAGCCACCCATGCGTCTCCTTCCCGCGATCTTCGGCCTCGCCTGCATCGTCTCGCTGCCCGCGTCGGCCCACCAGATCTGGATCGAGCAGGTCAACGGCAACGCCCGGCTGTACTTCGGCGAGTTCGGCGACAACCTGCGCGAGACCTCGCCGGGCACGCTCGACAAGCTGCCGGCGGTCGAGGCGCAGGTGGTGACGCTCGAGGGCAACACGTGGCTGACGCCGAAGAAGACCGCCGACAGCTACGACCTCGGTGCGCGCATCACGCGCGGCCAGGTGCTCCTCGCCCAGGACAGCAAGTACCCGTCGTGGGAGAAGAAGGACGGCGACAAGACGATCCGCACGATCTGGGTGCCGGCCGCGCGCTTCGTGCCCGACATGGGCCCGCAGGAACCGAACCTCGCGCTCGACGTGTTCCCCACCCGGTCGTCGGGACAGTTCAAGGTCACCTACCTGAACAAGCCGCTGGCCGGCGCGAAGGTCGAGGTGGTGGCCGCCTCCGGCTGGAAGCGCGAGTTCAAGAGCGACGCCGAGGGCTTCTTCACCGTCGAGCTGCCCTGGAAGGGCCCGTGGGCGGTCGAGGTCCAGCACACCGACAAGAACCCGGGTGAACGTCCCGGTGCCTCGGGTCCCGAGAAGTACGACGTGGCGATGTTCGTCACCACGCTGACCTTCGACCAGCCCACCGGCGCGAAGCCGCCCGCACCGTTGCCGCTCGCCAAGCACGACAAGTAAGTCACGCGCCCCCCGGCGCGACGCGACACACCCCGGAATCGGCCGCCCGCCCGCGCGGCCGGCTCCGGGGTGTTGTCGTGTCCGGGGACGAAACCGATTCCATC
This genomic stretch from Piscinibacter gummiphilus harbors:
- a CDS encoding phage holin family protein, translating into MVKIIVRWVLLAAALLFVAYVLPGVSVASFGSALFAAAVLGLLNALLRPVLVILTLPVTLITLGLFLFVINALMFYFAAQLLSGLSVAGFGWALLGSLVYSACGVIIDVALEGLFKG
- the alaC gene encoding alanine transaminase — protein: MSSPGKRRFARIDRLPPYVFNITAELKLAARRRGEDIIDLSMGNPDGATPEHIVRKLTETAQRPDTHGYSASKGIPRLRRAISHWYRDRYAVDIDPDSEAIVTIGSKEGLSHLMLATLDRGDTVLVPDPSYPIHIYGAVIAGADIRSVPVGPGIDFFGELERAIRGSYPKPKMIILGFPSNPTAQCVELDFFERVIALARKHDIFVVHDLAYADIVYDGWKAPSIMQVPGAKDIAVEFFTLSKSYNMAGWRIGFMVGNADLVGALARIKSYHDYGTFTPLQVAAIAALEGDQQCVKDIAAQYQRRRDVLHKGLTEAGWAVELPKASMYIWAKIPEAYRSLGSLEFAKLLLERAKVSVSPGIGFGDQGDDHVRFALIENESRIRQAVRGIKQMFKEDGLTR
- a CDS encoding DUF4198 domain-containing protein is translated as MRLLPAIFGLACIVSLPASAHQIWIEQVNGNARLYFGEFGDNLRETSPGTLDKLPAVEAQVVTLEGNTWLTPKKTADSYDLGARITRGQVLLAQDSKYPSWEKKDGDKTIRTIWVPAARFVPDMGPQEPNLALDVFPTRSSGQFKVTYLNKPLAGAKVEVVAASGWKREFKSDAEGFFTVELPWKGPWAVEVQHTDKNPGERPGASGPEKYDVAMFVTTLTFDQPTGAKPPAPLPLAKHDK
- a CDS encoding DUF2325 domain-containing protein, with product MCEPKPPVFTSLVAPDLPPEPPPATGSRRKRLWEVPRTAHCPVVGVCLPLDTLRRVVNKALGGETVADDYDLHVGVVTECGMRNRVSEAVQRELERRCAHAVRHFSRAKSGEAMMALWDTAIQAGDVAAPLWAALTHPRCTQELHDRICRDIHMIQHQAGATVRADVRQLAEVTRENRELSREIGEARARVAQAQSERALDHDRLAAQLMQARATAIGKDTTIEALRNENASLRESMPELQSRLHLSQRVADLTARNRTLDAEVDELRRQLAAAEREVDEARVRAEAAVAAARASADDTAAVPVQLAERSILCVGGRHAQIPIYRDLVERHGGRFSHHDGGIEDNAHRLDASLAAADLVICQTGCLSHNAYWLVKDHCKRTGKRCVYLDQPSVASFTRSLAALPVEDTSTS
- the pbpC gene encoding penicillin-binding protein 1C → MVLLAAVSAAAHAVPAFSEVKAAFKPSDVTLLDRRGVPVQTVRVDTTVRRLDWVPLQAMSPALLQAIVLSEDRRFHEHSGVDWGAVAQSAWANVWNTRTRGASTLTMQLAGLLDEDLARPVGGRSIGQKMGQAWTATRLDGRWKKSEILEAYLNLVPFRGELVGIGALSQTLFGKHPSGLDTQEAAITASLLRGPNAGADAVAKRACGVLQLQKQSCTGVAALASTSLVRRGGPVLGEQLAPHFARQLDLAPGKPVKTTLDAPLQRFARDTLRRHVASLTSRNVEDGAVLVLDNATGEVRAWVGSSGDLSDAAQVDGVVARRQPGSTLKPFVYELAFERRLLSPASLVDDSPAEISTPTGLYLPQNYDRQFKGWVSARTALGASLNVPAVRVGALLGPDALVGRLDALGLALAHDGSHYGPALALGSAEVTLMALTNAYRALANGGLYAPVALKPPKAAPKRVADAASVFLVSDILSDNSARVRTFGLDSALVTRGFAAVKTGTSKDMRDNWCIGYTDRYTVGVWVGNASGEAMHDVSGVSGAAPVWQAVVKHLHEGRPSVRPAAPTGVVAHRVSPGSEPPRDDWYLAGLQPANDLSAPPATGRFGIVTPRNGSIYALDPDIPPAAQRVVFEGERGTWTLNGRRLGQGERLTWAPWPGRHELSLLGAGGRIVQTVTFEVRGASLKQAKR
- a CDS encoding ExbD/TolR family protein, encoding MAFASFDSKNAGAPMAEINMVPLIDVMLVLLVIFIVTAPLLTQAVKLDLPKASSQPNVVKAEKIEFAIDASGQRFWNGEPVDRAEAARRFQAEGQKQPQPEVHLRADQNAVYRNVAETLADASKAGLSKVGFISEPETP
- a CDS encoding MotA/TolQ/ExbB proton channel family protein, encoding MTVNTETAAAASQNALGFGHFIMQADFVGKALLVILVLMSIASWAIIVIKGITLVARKRRSESFLNFFWNASSLESVEHEITTHGANDPFSHLTIHAIHSQAHHAKYGAAKLEEAGSAGDFVTRTIKKVLDEETTRLENGLAILATVGATAPFVGLFGTVWGVYHALVAIGVSGAGTLDKVAGPVGEALIMTGLGLAVAIPAVMGYNWLTRSNRVILSKLDAFAYELHTFVSMGQPLAAGTDNAPLQNVRPGPGANRPRAA
- the hemP gene encoding hemin uptake protein HemP codes for the protein MGTEPLQPHASVPGDDRESLAMRDVVRVPVRSVPRSPVVCISSESLLAGANEVQIEHRGALYRLKQTSLGKLILTK
- a CDS encoding energy transducer TonB; translated protein: MSTTTLMAASSTSAPSPMATGSAPRVRRNDALQRRDGLTKGQLRAVIAAIAAIHVGGGWALLQIPAVRDAVTEAVPIFVNFVPAPEPPKPDLPPPPPPPPRPTPRPPAPAPIVAAPPSPAPAPFTVPPPPPVPEPAPAPPAPIEAPPAPPAPAPPARNLPPEAARFDGEPRVVYPTASKRLREEGTVTLRVYIGEDGHPKDVQLSKSSGFPRLNDAAIEAIRKARFKPYVENGRALAGWVTVPLVFTLEN